In a genomic window of Brassica rapa cultivar Chiifu-401-42 chromosome A10, CAAS_Brap_v3.01, whole genome shotgun sequence:
- the LOC103845182 gene encoding auxin-responsive protein IAA33 yields the protein NPNLSTSSFQPQIQDSSKRMFHQDNTTQQRRDTTTRTPSFMPNTLSRNPNSSSSSGAAGRFPRFGLNVDDDLVSSVVPPVTVVLEGRSICQRVSLDKHESYQSLALVLRQMFVDGADSTSGTDDLDLSNAIPGHLIAYEDMENDLLLAGDLSWKDFVRVAKRIRILPVKGNSRKVRRNE from the exons AACCCTAATCTCAGTACGAGCAGTTTCCAGCCACAAATCCAAGACTCTTCGAaaagaatgtttcatcaagacAACACAACGCAACAACGTCGTGACACCACGACAAGAACACCATCCTTCATGCCAAACACTCTTTCGAGAAACCCTAATAGCAGTTCAAGCTCCGGAGCCGCCGGGAGATTCCCAAGGTTTGGACTCAACGTCGACGACGATCTAGTTTCATCCGTGGTTCCTCCGGTTACCGTTGTGCTCGAGGGACGTTCTATCTGCCAACGCGTTAGCCTAGATAAACATGAGAGTTATCAAAGCTTGGCTTTGGTTCTGAGGCAAATGTTTGTAGATGGAGCTGATTCGACTTCCGGGACTGATGATCTTGATCTGTCTAACGCCATTCCTGGACACCTTATTGCTTATGAAGACATGGAGAACGATCTCCTTCTTGCTGGTGATCTCAGTTGGAA GGACTTTGTTCGGGTAGCGAAGAGAATTCGAATCTTGCCGGTGAAAGGGAACTCAAGAAAGGTTAGAAGAAACGAGTGA